DNA sequence from the Desulfonatronum thiosulfatophilum genome:
AGCTGCCAGGTCGGCGACCGTGGTTTGTCGGGACCGGTGGGCTGACCGGCTTTCGCCGGGCTCGGAGGCCGCGGGCTGCGGGGCGACCGTCTCCCGGAACAAGGGCGGCTCATAGATGATGTCCGGCACGGTTTCCGCGGAAGGCATGAAAATCCTGCTGGGCGGGACGAAGGTGGTTAACCCCTCCAGATATTCCATGTATTGGCGGTGGGTGAACATGCCCTCCTTGCGGCTCATATGCATGGTGTTCTCCAGCTGGGTCATCCTGTTGTCCCGGATCAGGCCCTTGACCGCCTGGGTGCTGCGCAGGATGGATAGTACCGGGACCCTGAACCGGGTCTGCTCCAGGTAGACCAACTGCTGGATCACCATGCAGACCATGGCCGAGGAGAGCTGAAACCGCACGAATTCCTGGACGTCCAGCGGAAATGAATTGCAGATCCGGTAAACAGCGTCCTCTACGTTGGTGGCATGCAAGGTGGCGATGACCAAGTGGCCCGACTCGGCCGCGTTCAGAGCCAGGCGAATGGTCTCGGGCTCGCGCAACTCGCCGATGACGATCACGTCCGGGTCCTCGCGCAGGACGTCGATCAAGCCCTGCTCGAAGGAAGGGATGTGCGTGCCCAGCTCGCGCTGCTCAATGAAGGATTTACTCGATGTGAACCGATATTCAATGGGGTCTTCCAGGGTGACGATATGCTCGTTTCTGTTCTGGTTGATCTCGTTGACCAGGGCGGCGATGGTGGTGCTCTTGCCGCTGCCAGTGGTCCCGCAGATCAAGGCCAGGCCGGCTCGAACCCGGCAGATGTCCTTGAGTGTGGGATGGAGATTCAGGTTCTCTACGCTGGGGATGACCCCCGGCAGAAGCCGTATGGCAAGGCTCAAGCCCCTGGTGGTCTTGAAGATATTGATTCTCAGTCGAACCCTGCTGGCCGA
Encoded proteins:
- a CDS encoding type IV pilus twitching motility protein PilT; this encodes MKRFNNLVDASVEKGFSDIHITGGHPVVYRSHGQIIFDKKVVFSHEDVDRLVREILTEQQLEMLKRKWSVDFALSASRVRLRINIFKTTRGLSLAIRLLPGVIPSVENLNLHPTLKDICRVRAGLALICGTTGSGKSTTIAALVNEINQNRNEHIVTLEDPIEYRFTSSKSFIEQRELGTHIPSFEQGLIDVLREDPDVIVIGELREPETIRLALNAAESGHLVIATLHATNVEDAVYRICNSFPLDVQEFVRFQLSSAMVCMVIQQLVYLEQTRFRVPVLSILRSTQAVKGLIRDNRMTQLENTMHMSRKEGMFTHRQYMEYLEGLTTFVPPSRIFMPSAETVPDIIYEPPLFRETVAPQPAASEPGESRSAHRSRQTTVADLAAEAEQYEDRYEEHYFGKSYKISGEEDLLEVVNDISETK